The Macrobrachium rosenbergii isolate ZJJX-2024 chromosome 28, ASM4041242v1, whole genome shotgun sequence genome includes the window ATTCGTTTCAGGCCTAATGGCTAAGTCAAAAACATTTTCCCAGTTGAATTATGAATTAAAGTGTTTTTCCTGCATCCACGATTAGCATAAGTTAGAAGAAAATTTCATGAATGTTGTAATATCCGAAATTTTCACATGATTTCTCCAAAATCAgctctgaaaagaaaatctagaatccatcaaaaataaaagaatgaaaggttgagaataacgtaaaataaataaaaaaataaggtttggTCTTTGAATACATCAAACGAATCCGAGCGAGTGaattaaacgaataaataaaagaaatagccattgagtaaaaaaaaaagtccaaggtCGATTAAAGCACGGACCATTTTCCAGTTAAATATGAGAAACGAGAACGTCTAACATTTTGACACGGCACACTCCTCTAACATTAACAGAACATTTCTCAAATGTCACAGCTTACTCATCGGACGGAAATTCCAGCTACTTTTCCTTTGGATTTTCCATTTTCCCGTTTTGCAGTTTCTTTCACtgatattttgcttctttttttttttttttttgtctcctaaCGTTTTTTGCCTCTTAAGATTTCGTTCGACCTTATCCCATTTATTATCGTAactttccaataaatttttttttgtctcgcttCCAGATTTTGCTTTATCATCCGCATTTTTTGCGCTGCTTTTTATTCAGttgctttttttctctcgcttttcCATTCTCTTTTTATGTCGagttgaaaagttttttcttttattccacttCTTAGCttcattttataattcttttctggATTCGATTTTTAAACGGTTAATcatctctgtatctttttttttttatttcgttttgtaaTACAGGTTTAAAACTAGTTTTTCCTCTTGGTTTTAACTCTCTCATTGTAATTTGctcattattttcctattttctctcaAGAGTTATTCgacaatataaacataaaacaaatgtaaaagttCAAAAGGCAAAAATCGCGTTCCGAAATACATTTAGGAAATAATTATGTAATACCGGGTATCAAGTGAAGCAGCGGATTCCGACAATACCTCAACGTCAGAAGACACTTCATGTGAACGAAGTTACAAGGACTACAGCTGTAACTGTTACACCTGTTGGCGTTTTTTGTTACTTGCTGCTGTTATCAATACGACGTCGTCAACGCCACAAACAGGAAATACGACGTTCTTTGACGTAATACATGCTCAAGAGCATGAAAAAAACAGTTACCGAGCTTGTGGTCACTGATCACGCAACTTCGCCCAACCGCGGCGATTCGCAACTCAAAGCTACGTCACGTCGGTCAGCCCCAACACAGAGGCAGGCAGCCTAGGTCTAGAGATTACTCCTAGCTTACTTGGGTCTACGGTTGGAGAGGGCCCGTCCCCGCACCCGACGCAGATGGCGAAAACGGGTTCCTGTTCGTTGTGGATGGAAACCATTGCCGTCCCGTCCGCGTTGACGGTGACCTGGTTGGCGCAGTGACTGATCAGCTCACAGTAGGTTCCAGCTGGCAAACCTTTGGAAAGGAGGAAGTTCCAGAACGGTGATGATTCAGAAAGATTAGGGCTACGTTCTTTGCATTTCAAGATGCCCCTGGGaccggtttcagtggctaggaaGCCCCAGAAAAGTTTGCTATTGTTATAACATACTGTGCGTTGGGCGGAGAAGCTATTCTTCGTATAATTACCGTCATGAATATGAGATACTGTTATTTGTTGATGTTATATTAGTTGTACTGTAGTTTGTACTActgtattttgattaaaaaaaaaaataaatcggaaTATTATTATCCTTACAACCATGACTTCATATATTCGAGAGTTCTACTTCGTTCCAAGGCCGTATCCATATCTTACCCGTCTGGAGAGTTTTGTCAAAGCTGCCATATTTGGTCATGGCAAAGAAACCTTTGTTGCCACGAGAGAAGGCCACGTTGTCACCCTCCTGGTACCAGTTCTCGATGGATGTTCCAGCAACGGCGTTCCTAAATCGAACCTGCAAAAATGCGGTGATTAGCAGAGGACCCCAAAAGGCTTTTAAAAGGACGGAACTGGGTGCACAGTCAATCGTGAATGACAAAGCAATTTTAATCGGATACAGGACCATTCCCATAACCGATCGATTTAAGGATTAATTCAACGGTATTTTTCAGTGAACAGAGAATTTTATGGGCTCTCCTAAAAGCCTTCAtgataaatattgatgaaacaAGAAACTTTAAAGTAATATATAGACAGAATCTCAAagaatgaactttaaaaaaaaaaaaaaattcattgcggCGTGCTATCACCTCATACCATTTGCGTGATGGCGTTCCAACGATGCTCACAAACCCAGCCTCCTCCGCAAGTGCCGTCATCGTTGATGACGACGTCACTGGTGCTGCCACCACCGCCGGAGGGAGGTCCTTGGTCAGAGTTGTCGAAATAGTAGCTGCTCATGATTCTCATGAAGCCGTAGTCGTGAGCCAGTGAGAAGCAAACGCCCAAGGTGTAGTCTTTACCCTGGGATTATAATAGGTGTAGCAGCAGTTAGCAAATGTTACGTTCGTACTATGTAACAGTCTTTATCCTGGGAATGTTGATTTCATTCATACGAAAGGATCGTGTCAAGATTAGCAAACCCACTTGCAGCAAGGTTCGCTAccctttacaagaagattattgggttcgttattctttacatgggaacaattgggttcgctgttctaaacatgaacacttcggtaccagacatttgatcccctaggggctagtcctaaacaaggcgaaatacatttgactcccccaggggctagtactaaacacggcgaaactgtagatgaatcactgtttcgccgtgcctagtactagccctcatgtggaattggagttcggaccggaaacgattGTCCATTCTTTACATAGAGATCATTGAGTTCGCTGTTCTTGATATGATATTGGTTCCgttaatcttgacatgatccatacGAAAGACTTGAGGTGAAAAATAACCAAATTACAAGTGTAACAACAGTTAACAAATGTTACTTAGTACTGAAAGCTTTCACCAATAACAGCACAGCTCCAAAGTCAGCGAATTGCAATGAACTGCACATGTCAAGGGAGCAAAGAGACTTACATTTTGGAAGGTCAGGATATCGCCGCCTCCACCGTGACCTCTCTGATTGTCGTGGTTGTCGACGAAATTCAAAGCCTTGTCCGAGGGTGCCATTCCCCAGCCTGCGTCGTAGATGTTCCCGAGCTGAGAGAAGTCGTTGACTCCCCAGGCGATCTTCTTGCCGAATCGGAACTCGGTTGTTCGACCTGTAAAGGAAATTAAAGCCAGCCAGTTATGGAGTTTAGTATATGACAGCATGGTGCACTGGCTACTTAAGGCACCGAAAGCTGGTTGCTGTGGCGGAAGTAATGCAAATCCAAAACAGACTTCGGTCTAGTTGAAAAGTTAGTTTTGTTACGAAGAAAGACTGAAACTGGAGTACTGGCAGTTTAGAATGATTTttgaacgctttttttttttttttttttaaatagttccaTAGCCCTTTGAAGTATACAAAAGCATCAAGATATTTTTGGACTTTGTTGATTTGGCcctcatttctttatattatttattccttGTCCGTGATGCTTATGGCGAGGAAACCTATCCcttttttaagtataatttcctACGCTGATCTTATAGATTATTTTGCATTCCGTATTGTAATCATATCACCACTGGCATTAAGTTTTTTGTTAGCAGTATTTAACTAGTTATAGTCGTAATAACTTCAACGGGAATTGCAATAACCTCAACgggaaatttagtttttttttttttttaactttactttaGATTATTTTCAATTCCATAGCACAGCCAGCCTTAGTGAAGGgcagaaacaaatgaaagagaggtgggtattcttcatttctttataaCCTTATGGAAACTTTTCTCCTGCATTCAGTTTTGAGTAAGGTTGGCGGGTAATAAATTTTGATTGCCCTCGACACAATGTCAACCACCCGAGGGGCTGAAGACACCTGGAGGGACATCGTGTAAATGATCcttattttgtgtgtgcgtgtgtgtgagtttgtgtgagtttgtgtgtgtttgtgtgtgagtttgtgtgtgtgtgtgtgtgagtttgtgtgtgtttgtgtgagtttgtgtgtgtgtgagtttgtgtgtatgtgtgtgtgtgtagcagccCTATAATGATTTAgtgatattgaaattattattattggaggacAACGTAATGCGCGCGTGCCCTTAATATAACGTTAATTTCATAAAGACATAACCAGAGATATTATTCTAGATAAATGTATAAGAATTGCTAGACTGAAATTATTTTCTCAATATACTCTTTACTTGGCGGAAATAATCTGAGAGTAATAAAAGCGCCAAGTAATAAGATGATATGTTGTCCTTTTGTTAAAAAGGAACACATTTAGCGATCAAGTTAGCAGTCCGAAATCGCAAACCGCGCCCTTCCCCTACCCCCCATCCTCACCCTAAAAAAAAGGCCCATTAACCAGGTCCGGTTCATTCCCAAAACTTAATGACCTGTGTCCAGGCACGAGATTCACCTTTTTggtaagattttcataaaaaaatcagcagagtgctagccttCTAGAAGACAGACAAACGATAATCAAACAAACCAGACGAAAAACATAACTTTCTTCCCGAAACTTCATGTCAAAACTTCTTTGATACTAGAAAAGATTAATTTCATGTTAGTTCATCGACGTTATATGCTTAGCTGGAATGGTGCGAAGCAATTCTTACAGTAGAACCCATTGATTTACCttcattgaagaagaagaagaaaatttacttGGAACATAGACCACTATCTAATTCTCTTACTGGAACTGGTTCAGTTATGGAGCCCTTAACATGACTATTAAGGCGTATTCAATCGTGACAAAGACTTACCAACACTAAAGTAGTCCTGAACTGTGATAGGTTCTCCTCCCTGGTCGATCACTTCGTGATAGAAGAATGGACGAGCTCCTGCTGGGAAGCCTGCGTCGGTGTTCAGGTCCTTGGTCAGTCCCTGGATTGCTTCAAGATCCTTTAGTGAATAAAGCGAGCATTCAAATTTTTAGTTAAATACCTATTTCTTTCacttccatctattttttttattctcatggaAGGATCTGTAATTAATTGCGGGATGCTCCAAGTACCAAGAGCCCGTATTGGCATGAAGGCAAGCTTTGTCTATGCATAAacacattcattcacacacaaacattcatatacacacatacattggtAATTACTTAACAGTAACAAGATTATTACAAAGGCCGATGTGGTTATCGTATTTAATGGGTAAAAGATTCAACCCGGAAAAATCACGTTTAACCTCAGAcctccaacttctctctctctctctctctctctctctctctctctctctctctctctctctctctctctctctctctctctcatatcttcatGTAGGTCTCAAAAGGACTGAAAAGTTTCTCTTATGCTCTCCATGAATCTCTATATTTAACTGCTGGTTCTTTACAGTTTTCGTCCATTCTGAGGATgagtttctgctctctctctctctctctctctctctctctctctctctctctctctctctctctctctctctctctcatttccttaccCCGGGCCACATATGTTTCGAAGCGTCCACTCTGAAACCCATCACGCCGAGATCGATGACGTGGTTGAAGTATTCGGACACCTTCTGCCTCACGTAATCAGAACCTCCGTAAAGATCAGTCAAGCCAACCAGCATGCAGTTCCTCACCTCGTTGACATTGCTGTAGTCGTGGATCTGTCCTGTTGTTAGAaacatcaatgataataataataataataataataataataataataataataataataataataataatagagattgaaaaggggaatcgaacagttgcccgaaagctttctgtacaggtttatctttaaatatatgtgcatatatataactgtgtatttgtttctccaataataataataataataataataataataataataataataataataataataataataataataataagtgacttGCAGCAGCAGTTGTGATTGTTACAACGACATGACAATTCTGCGAAagaatgtttttcataattttggttaacttttttggaattaatttctataGGTGCACATTTCTAATACACTTTCTTACAGAAAACAGGACTCGTTAGAAAGATGGAAACGGTTTAATTATTTAAAGCTCATCCTttataaaacaatgaatgaatgtaagtattttttaaagaatttattaatGGACAATTGTTGTAGTTTTCAAACAGACTATTATAATAAGTTAAAATGAGGAAGTCTTGAATGTATCAAAATGTAAGCACAGTCTCTTGTCCTCTTTGTCTCTGTAGGGACTTGGGATATACGTTCCCTATCTGAGTGCACAGATGAGGAAGGTAATTACCTTCTATCCAGAATCATTAGAGACTGTTTCTCAGTCTGTAGAGATATTCTGATTAGTtggagtaaaatattttatgcttagtgtataatcattaattttccatatatttatgatatttagtaTTATACTTTAACTATATTTTGCATGATAAGATTTATATATTGTGGAGGAATGTACCAAATTAATTAGCATAATTTATTGTTGGCGACGATGACCAGGGCAGTTGTAACGACCTTTATTAACGCCtggtaaataaattagttaactAATCTATCTCCCTCACCGTCACTCGAAGGGCACTGATCTCTGGGGGTAAAATCGTTATATCCGTAGGGCACGCCAGGGAAGTCCCTGTTGTCGGCATTGAAGGAGGAGCCTCCTGACCCTGTGCCACTCTGCCCGATGCCCGTCATGTGGTTGACCACGGCGTCCACGATGATTCTGGCGGGGATAATTCGTTTggttttttatctgttaattttctgGCGTTTGTTGATATGTTTGTCCTTCGGTGGCATTTCATTTGGTGTATCATTATAACATAACTTctgattcatttcttaaagaaaaaaaattatattattttaaataaaaagtaaaagctggtgttttttttatatcaaagcaAAGGTTATTTTTCGTATCAGATCGTgctgtaaaacaaacaaaaatcagatTCTAATTTCGTCATTCTAATTTTCTGACTGCTCTCGAGAGCAAGCTTAATCTAGGAACAGCTTCAACAAAATAGCATGTAAAGACTAAAACTAAATTCATTGTAAccctgaaggttttttttttttaccttgaaaacaagaaaacacgTCAGACCATTAAGTTATGTTTAgaaaccttgaatttttttttttatttcaatgtttctGTCCATTGGGTTAACCGCTGTTGGTCTTCGATATTTTTAATGGAATTACGATGTTTACTGAAGACGAAAATCctcatcaacaaaacaaataaatctatCTCTTAACTCTTGAGTAATGAACGTAGAAGATACAAGCAAGGGATATATGATCTTCAAAACGTCTCACAACTAATAAGAGACGTCAGGTTATTAGTCGAAAAGTTGTCTTCTAAGCGTTTGTCACCTGTTCCACCATAAAAGGGACCATAATGTAAAAATCTACTTATTCACGTAAATTCTGTCACTTCTTGCCCTTTCATGGGCCATTTCATTCCTAAAACTgcgtatttttccttttgtttatcatttttgtgcCACGTGGAAAACTGTTAGTCTAACGACCTTATCTGCGCGCGCATTTCGTTATCTGTACTCACCTCACGCCAACAGCATTACACCTGTTCACCATGTCAATGAACTCTGCCTCGTTACCCGACCGTGACTCTAGCTTGTAAGAGATCGGCTGGTACCTCTGCCACCAGGGGTAACCGGAGGAAGATGCCAGCAGATGCTCCATGGGGGGCGATACCTGTAGGTGTTTAGGTAATTATATCATCGATCAACAGACACGCAGAGCTGAGGTATTAAGATGATCATACGTGTCGTTTTCCGAAAATATCCAACGATTGCAAATCTGACGGGACTAAAAGTGGAGAGAGGACACTTCTTTATCGTATGTTTTAGTTGGAGTAgcgatataaaaagaaattatttttccttctttgtttctcAATATACAATTTTACTGGTAAGAAAATAAGACTCAACATaattaaggaaaagaagaaagagtcaTTGCTAAATTTTGTTTAGGAGTGTAAGATTGTAAAAGCTTTCAAATAATGATCTTAACCTAAAATCTCTTTTctctatttattatattttcacattcGGCTAGAATATTTTCGTGACCTGtcgacttttttttaatattaaagtttcaCGCACTGTGCTGATACAATGCCagttcaaaagagagaaaaatcatctttgattttttatttttcttttttaattgatcTAAACGAAACCTTGATGAAATACTGTCTTCATAACCTTTAAGAGAAAGAGTTTCataaaagagaggaataaaatcaAGTGAGCAGAAATTTGAACATTAGTCTTCGTGAGCAATAAACCTGTTTTCAACATTGCAGTGCTAAGACAATTGTGCAATCGCCGTAATTTCATTTACCTTATTACTTACAAACTTCTGTAGTTCAGTAAAATATCTGCATTCCTTTTAAC containing:
- the LOC136854196 gene encoding alpha-amylase-like isoform X1, whose amino-acid sequence is MSPLWLLAIVGLVGGAWAYDTPYCDGRQTIVHLFEWKWTDIAAECERFLGPNEFCAVQVSPPMEHLLASSSGYPWWQRYQPISYKLESRSGNEAEFIDMVNRCNAVGVRIIVDAVVNHMTGIGQSGTGSGGSSFNADNRDFPGVPYGYNDFTPRDQCPSSDGQIHDYSNVNEVRNCMLVGLTDLYGGSDYVRQKVSEYFNHVIDLGVMGFRVDASKHMWPGDLEAIQGLTKDLNTDAGFPAGARPFFYHEVIDQGGEPITVQDYFSVGRTTEFRFGKKIAWGVNDFSQLGNIYDAGWGMAPSDKALNFVDNHDNQRGHGGGGDILTFQNGKDYTLGVCFSLAHDYGFMRIMSSYYFDNSDQGPPSGGGGSTSDVVINDDGTCGGGWVCEHRWNAITQMVRFRNAVAGTSIENWYQEGDNVAFSRGNKGFFAMTKYGSFDKTLQTGLPAGTYCELISHCANQVTVNADGTAMVSIHNEQEPVFAICVGCGDGPSPTVDPSHTTTPGPTLPPVPGTARTVIFIHKITSPGQDLFIRGGIDSDQRPGCTETAETDPCAITQETNSLGTETHYDKYNSWRDGDTKLDWFGAQPGQGTYSGQSAEGSPLAWTTSTAGAAGYQELNTFGEHYWMIDVQMNCEETEGGWFELKGYLTNGAGWETDITQVNSVNYLVGRLTLLRRLLVPETQVGRNRTPPPITWADVDTSTFSNSLETPVRFCRFPTSRDRM
- the LOC136854196 gene encoding alpha-amylase-like isoform X2, whose product is MSPLWLLAIVGLVGGAWAYDTPYCDGRQTIVHLFEWKWTDIAAECERFLGPNEFCAVQVSPPMEHLLASSSGYPWWQRYQPISYKLESRSGNEAEFIDMVNRCNAVGVRIIVDAVVNHMTGIGQSGTGSGGSSFNADNRDFPGVPYGYNDFTPRDQCPSSDGQIHDYSNVNEVRNCMLVGLTDLYGGSDYVRQKVSEYFNHVIDLGVMGFRVDASKHMWPGDLEAIQGLTKDLNTDAGFPAGARPFFYHEVIDQGGEPITVQDYFSVGRTTEFRFGKKIAWGVNDFSQLGNIYDAGWGMAPSDKALNFVDNHDNQRGHGGGGDILTFQNGKDYTLGVCFSLAHDYGFMRIMSSYYFDNSDQGPPSGGGGSTSDVVINDDGTCGGGWVCEHRWNAITQMVRFRNAVAGTSIENWYQEGDNVAFSRGNKGFFAMTKYGSFDKTLQTGLPAGTYCELISHCANQVTVNADGTAMVSIHNEQEPVFAICVGCGDGPSPTVDPSHTTTPGPTLPPVPGTARTVIFIHKITSPGQDLFIRGGIDSDQRPGCTETAETDPCAITQETNSLGTETHYDKYNSWRDGDTKLDWFGAQPGQGTYSGQSAEGSPLAWTTSTAGAAGYQELNTFGEHYWMIDVQMNCEETEGGWFELKGYLTNGAGWETDITQAASCTGDAGGSKPYSTTNHMGRCGYINVFEFSGNSCQILSFPNES